TTTTCTAATGATCCATCATACATAATGTTTCCTTCATCCAGCATAATAACGCGTTCACATAACGCTTCAATATCAGTAATATCATGTGTTGTTAATAAAATTGTTGTTTTATAACGTTCATTCATTTCCTTTAAAAACTCACGGATTTTTAATTTTACGAGAACGTCTAGTCCAATCGTTGGTTCATCTAAAAATAAAAGCGGTGGATTATGAATTAACGCTGCTGCTAATTCACAACGCATTCGTTGACCAAGCGACAATTTACGCACCGGTTTATCTAGCAATGGTCCAATATCTAGTGTTTCAATGACATGCTCCATATGTTCCTTATACTGCCTATCAGATACACCATACACTTTTTTTAATAAACGAAATGATTCTTGTACCGCAATATCCCACCAAAGCTGTGAACGCTGACCAAATACAACACCAATTGTTTTCACAAACTCTTCTCGCTGTTTATGTGGATTCATGCCATTTACTGTAATTTGACCAGACGTCGGTGTTAAAATTCCGGTTAACATTTTAATTGTCGTTGATTTACCCGCACCATTCTCACCAATATAACCAACCATTTCACCTTGATTTACAGTAAACGAAACATCATTCACTGCTGGCACTATTTTATAATTACGATTTAATAAATCGCGAAACGCACCTTTTAAACCAGAGCGGCTTGAATATGCTGTAAATTCTTTACGTAATCCTTGTACTTCAATTACCGATTTCATAATCGGACCCCCTTCCTCGATACCACAACGAATAGTTTACCCAACTGCCCTTCCTATCACAAACAATACGTCTTTTTGAAAAACATGTTAGAATAATACATAGATTTTTGTAAGGAGATGAATTGTAGTGAATTTCACAAAATCAGAAGCATTACATAAGGAAGCGTTAGAACATATCGTTGGTGGTGTTAACAGTCCTTCTCGTTCTTTCAAAGCAGTTGGTGGCGGTTCACCTGTTGCAATGGAACGCGGAAAAGGTGCTTATTTTTGGGATGTAGATGGTAACAAATATATCGATTATTTAGCAGCATACGGTCCAATCATTACAGGACACGCTCATCCTCACATAACAGAAGCAATTAAAACAGCAGCTGAAAATGGTGTTTTATACGGAACACCAACAGCACTAGAAGTAAAATTTGCAAAAATGTTAAAAGAAGCAATGCCTGCTTTAGATAAAGTTCGTTTCGTAAACTCTGGTACGGAATCTGTTATGACAACAATTCGTGTGGCTCGCGCTTATACAGGTCGTACAAAAATTATGAAGTTTGCTGGTTGCTACCACGGTCATTCAGACTTAGTTCTTGTAGCAGCTGGTTCAGGTCCTTCTACTCTTGGTACTCCTGATTCAGCCGGTGTGCCCCAAAGTATCGCTCAAGAAGTTATTACCGTTCCATTTAATAACGTAGAGACATTAAAAGAAGCACTCGATAAATGGGGACATGAGGTAGCAGCTATTCTTGTAGAACCAATCGTTGGGAACTTCGGAATTGTCGAACCTAAACCTGGCTTCCTAGAAAAAGTAAATGAGCTTGTTCACGAAGCTGGCGCACTAGTTATTTATGATGAAGTAATCACAGCTTTCCGCTTTATGTACGGCGGTGCTCAAGACTTACTTGGTGTAACACCAGATTTAACAGCACTTGGTAAAATAATTGGCGGAGGTCTTCCAATCGGTGCATATGGTGGTAAAAAAGAAATTATGGAACAAGTTGCACCGCTCGGCCCTGCTTA
This sequence is a window from Bacillus pseudomycoides DSM 12442. Protein-coding genes within it:
- a CDS encoding ABC transporter ATP-binding protein produces the protein MKSVIEVQGLRKEFTAYSSRSGLKGAFRDLLNRNYKIVPAVNDVSFTVNQGEMVGYIGENGAGKSTTIKMLTGILTPTSGQITVNGMNPHKQREEFVKTIGVVFGQRSQLWWDIAVQESFRLLKKVYGVSDRQYKEHMEHVIETLDIGPLLDKPVRKLSLGQRMRCELAAALIHNPPLLFLDEPTIGLDVLVKLKIREFLKEMNERYKTTILLTTHDITDIEALCERVIMLDEGNIMYDGSLEKLRSQWGAEKEIHFQFTAPVSYQQLLMLMPDNHVVWSQGKEEYTWIAKIPNEEVIISMLISKVVQAFQIKDLKINEVSTEEIIRNIYEEGMIHG
- the hemL gene encoding glutamate-1-semialdehyde-2,1-aminomutase yields the protein MNFTKSEALHKEALEHIVGGVNSPSRSFKAVGGGSPVAMERGKGAYFWDVDGNKYIDYLAAYGPIITGHAHPHITEAIKTAAENGVLYGTPTALEVKFAKMLKEAMPALDKVRFVNSGTESVMTTIRVARAYTGRTKIMKFAGCYHGHSDLVLVAAGSGPSTLGTPDSAGVPQSIAQEVITVPFNNVETLKEALDKWGHEVAAILVEPIVGNFGIVEPKPGFLEKVNELVHEAGALVIYDEVITAFRFMYGGAQDLLGVTPDLTALGKIIGGGLPIGAYGGKKEIMEQVAPLGPAYQAGTMAGNPASMAAGIACLEVLQQKGVYEKLDALGAMLEKGILEQAAKHSIDITVNRLKGALTVYFTTDTIEDYDAAQNTDGEMFGKFFKLMLNEGINLAPSKYEAWFLTTEHTKEDMEYTIEAVGRAFAALANA